The DNA segment AGATTTAACTTGTGGATCTGATATTTGCCTCATTTTGGAAACGACATATTTTCCAAATGCTTCTTCTGCatcaatttctttatttttatttgtcgGTGCTTCAGAAATAGTTTTGGATATTGTGCTCAGGGCAGCAGAAGCTTCTTTCAAAAGTGAATTTGAGTCATCATCCAACTTCTTTTTCCGTTTTGGCCTTGGAGATTCAAGTGGCAGCTCAGATTCCTCtgatattagaaagccagattcATCCACAAAACACTGTTCCAATTCATTGGGGCATTCTTCTGATTCTTGAGGGGCAGCTTCGATCTCCAAGAACTGAGATGAATCAAAAGAAGGCCTCACATCAACATGTCGACAATGAACTTCATACTATTAAAGTACCATAATGAAGGTATATAGATCTGTAAGAAAATGTGTTAGTTTTACACTGAAACAATAGTAATTCATCTCAACTCTTACCTCATCTTGTCTAGCACCACTTTTCATGCTTTGAACATGTTTTCTATGCTCATTCAAGAAATTTGTTTTCAGAGCTTGAAATTTGCTCTTAATTTCTTGGGACGTTACACTGGGCCTTAACGTCTTCAGGGATGCTTCTACAGCTTCTATCGCTGTATTTCGGGCATGTTTGTTTTTGTACATGGGTGATTTTACCGCATACAAACATGGGTACTTGTGATACTCCTCTATCAGGAGTGAAACTTGATCTCTAGACCACGACATGATATCAATATTACTTGACTCAACAGAACAACACACACCACACTTAAGACTTttctttcgaaaactatgaTTGTATGCACCAAACTCTCTAAACACCCTGAAATGGTCTATTAACTTTCTACCCTCCATAACTTAACCCCTGTAACGTAAACAGAAATCACAGATTTCCTTAACCTACACGATTAGGCTATGTTATAATTCTTCTTCTATCTTTTATTATGTGCCTGCCTGGTAGCCATCTACATGTTTTATTTCTCGAAGATATACTTAAAATGGCGTCAACCCGTTCTGGTTCATTGCGCATATTTACTGTCATATTTTCGACCACTTTTAGAAAATTtcggaatgaaatgaattctctggagaattctaccgaaagtgtgtTGCAACTGCAGATAATTCACGCtgaatgaattttcgagtaaattttctagagaattctctgctgttgcaaacgggctttaggtTTGAATAGCTCTTCATTAAAACTGTCTAATCAAAGACAACtggataaaattaaaaattcattaaaGGTAACTCGTTTGTGCAGCCTCAGTTCAAATGAAATTCAAGCTTGAACCTAGTTTGAgcttgaattgaattgaactgaGAGTATAACCGAGACTAGCATTAGCTTTGTTCACAGTTTTGAAATTCCCGCTATC comes from the Coccinella septempunctata chromosome 2, icCocSept1.1, whole genome shotgun sequence genome and includes:
- the LOC123306368 gene encoding uncharacterized protein LOC123306368; translated protein: MSWSRDQVSLLIEEYHKYPCLYAVKSPMYKNKHARNTAIEAVEASLKTLRPSVTSQEIKSKFQALKTNFLNEHRKHVQSMKSGARQDEFLEIEAAPQESEECPNELEQCFVDESGFLISEESELPLESPRPKRKKKLDDDSNSLLKEASAALSTISKTISEAPTNKNKEIDAEEAFGKYVVSKMRQISDPQVKSDVEERIINLLFEGIRESRMK